The Blattabacterium cuenoti genome includes a region encoding these proteins:
- the lpdA gene encoding dihydrolipoyl dehydrogenase, which yields MNNVYDLVVIGSGPGGYISAIRASQLGLRTAIVEKYQELGGTCLNVGCIPSKSLLDSSKYFFLAKNHYSSHGIFFEKLFFDFKKMMNRKNDIVKNINRGIKFLMKKNKIILYQGIGSFKTVNSLSVKEIKSLKEKQEIKFKYCIISTGSIPSCFPNLNFGNQIISSTEALSLNEVPNKLIIIGGGIIGLELGSIFNRLGSQITIIEVMDKIISNMDDSLSQEIRKILEKSSIQIETSLSITNILVEKNKKEISVFVKSKNEKEMKFTGDYCLLSIGRTPYTKNLGLENIGIHQDQKGFILVNDSLQSNIKNIYAIGDVIGGKMLAHKAEEEGLYAVEHIIGQKPNKLNYDLIPSVIYTYPEVASVGRTENEIKKEKMEYNVGTFPMKVLGRAHTSGCTEGFLKMITHKKTDEILGVHIIGDHAADMIMEASIAMEFRSSSEDIYRICHPHPTFSESFKEAALLNFENRSIHM from the coding sequence ATGAATAATGTATATGATCTCGTTGTTATTGGATCTGGTCCAGGGGGTTACATTTCCGCTATTAGAGCTAGTCAATTAGGGCTTCGTACTGCAATTGTAGAAAAATACCAAGAATTAGGTGGAACATGTTTGAATGTAGGATGCATTCCTTCTAAATCTCTTTTAGATTCTTCTAAATATTTTTTTTTAGCTAAAAATCATTATTCTTCACACGGAATTTTTTTTGAAAAATTATTTTTTGATTTCAAAAAAATGATGAATAGAAAAAATGATATCGTCAAAAATATTAATAGAGGAATTAAATTTTTAATGAAAAAAAACAAAATTATTTTGTATCAAGGAATCGGTTCATTTAAGACAGTGAATTCACTTTCTGTAAAGGAAATCAAATCATTAAAAGAAAAACAAGAAATAAAATTTAAATATTGTATAATATCTACAGGTTCTATTCCTTCATGTTTTCCAAATTTAAATTTTGGAAATCAAATCATTTCTTCTACAGAAGCTCTTTCTTTGAATGAAGTTCCCAATAAATTAATAATCATTGGAGGAGGGATCATTGGATTGGAATTAGGTTCTATTTTCAATCGACTAGGAAGTCAAATAACTATTATAGAAGTTATGGACAAAATCATATCAAATATGGACGATTCATTAAGTCAAGAAATTAGGAAAATTCTAGAAAAATCTTCTATCCAAATAGAAACATCTTTATCCATTACCAATATTCTTGTGGAAAAGAACAAAAAAGAAATATCAGTTTTTGTGAAGTCTAAGAATGAAAAAGAAATGAAATTTACAGGAGATTATTGTTTATTATCAATTGGGAGAACCCCATATACGAAAAATCTAGGATTAGAAAATATAGGAATTCATCAAGATCAAAAAGGATTTATCCTAGTGAATGATTCGTTGCAAAGTAATATAAAAAATATATATGCAATTGGAGACGTTATAGGAGGAAAAATGTTGGCACACAAAGCTGAAGAAGAAGGTTTATATGCAGTAGAACACATTATTGGACAAAAACCAAATAAACTAAATTATGATTTAATCCCATCAGTAATTTATACATATCCTGAAGTAGCTAGTGTTGGACGTACAGAAAATGAAATTAAAAAAGAAAAAATGGAATATAATGTAGGGACTTTTCCTATGAAAGTCTTAGGAAGAGCTCACACAAGTGGCTGTACAGAAGGTTTTTTAAAAATGATTACCCATAAAAAAACAGATGAAATACTAGGAGTTCATATAATAGGAGATCATGCTGCAGATATGATAATGGAAGCATCCATTGCTATGGAATTCCGTTCCTCTTCAGAGGATATCTATAGAATTTGCCATCCTCATCCTACTTTTAGTGAATCCTTTAAAGAAGCAGCTTTACTAAATTTTGAAAACCGTTCTATCCATATGTAG
- a CDS encoding deoxyhypusine synthase family protein, translating into MKESSITSFIEKYFLHFNALTLSEAAKAYKYHIKNNGKMMITLAGAMSTAELGKILAEMIRKDKVHIISCTGANLEEDILNLIAHSHYKKIPNYRDLTPDNEKDFLKKGYYRVTDTCIPEEQAFKKLQRYIFQVWKKAQEKSKRYFPHEYIYQLLLENFLEPYYNINPENSWVLAAAKKNIPMIVPGWEDSTIGNIFASYCMKKQFQTFLVKNGIEYMMYLAKWYQKESMKHKIGFFQIGGGISGDFPICVVPMLSQDIGFYPTPFWAYFCQISDSTTSYGSYSGAIPNEKITWGKLDKDTPKFIIESDATIVAPLVFAYVLDM; encoded by the coding sequence ATGAAAGAATCTTCTATTACTTCTTTTATTGAAAAATACTTTCTTCATTTTAACGCTTTAACTTTATCAGAAGCTGCTAAGGCATATAAATATCATATTAAAAATAATGGAAAAATGATGATTACACTAGCGGGGGCAATGAGTACTGCAGAATTAGGTAAGATATTAGCTGAAATGATTCGAAAAGATAAAGTTCACATTATTTCTTGTACAGGTGCTAATTTAGAAGAAGATATATTAAACTTGATAGCTCATTCTCATTATAAAAAAATACCTAATTACAGAGATTTAACCCCGGATAATGAAAAAGATTTTTTAAAAAAAGGGTATTATAGAGTTACAGATACCTGCATTCCAGAAGAACAAGCTTTTAAAAAATTACAAAGGTATATTTTCCAAGTATGGAAAAAAGCTCAAGAAAAATCAAAACGTTATTTTCCTCATGAATATATTTATCAATTGTTATTAGAAAATTTTTTAGAACCTTATTACAACATAAATCCGGAAAATAGTTGGGTATTAGCTGCTGCAAAAAAAAATATCCCCATGATAGTTCCAGGTTGGGAAGATAGCACCATAGGAAATATTTTTGCTTCATATTGTATGAAAAAACAATTTCAAACTTTTCTTGTCAAAAATGGAATAGAATATATGATGTATTTAGCTAAATGGTACCAGAAAGAATCTATGAAACATAAAATAGGTTTTTTTCAGATTGGAGGAGGAATATCTGGAGATTTTCCTATTTGTGTAGTCCCTATGCTCTCTCAAGACATAGGATTTTATCCTACTCCTTTTTGGGCTTATTTTTGTCAAATTTCAGATTCTACTACGAGTTATGGGTCTTATTCAGGTGCTATTCCAAATGAAAAAATAACTTGGGGAAAACTTGATAAGGATACTCCAAAATTTATTATAGAATCAGACGCAACCATAGTTGCTCCACTTGTTTTTGCATATGTGTTAGATATGTAA